In Pseudomonas sp. MTM4, one genomic interval encodes:
- a CDS encoding PepSY domain-containing protein — MKHKTVTQSMSWLHTWCGLLLGWVLFAIFLTGTLAVFDKEISWWMQPELTDQSQSPAAAANVAQRWLMEHHADESNWNISLPTERSPDLGVSVGERRRGAGGTQLDPLTGEPIEARETIGGNFFFHFHYTLHMPRLLGIWVVGFAAMAMLVALISGIVIHKKIFKEFFTFRPAKGQRSWLDGHNASAVLLLPFHLMITYTGLVIFFLIYMPAAVDALYDGDRQAYFREAQPARAAEAPRGEGRGSKPVQAPAAPMLALDEIVSRAEAHYGAGMIGGLAVSNPGRANAQVTARPVLGNRMELTKGEGMVFNGVTGELIQAPEPSRASQLTQRVMAGLHFAQFGGYPMRWLYFICGLVSCAMIATGLVLYAVKQRKQAKANVQFLRMVESLNVAVVAGLSLACVALLWSNRLLPAELANRQDWELRLFFSIWALSWLHAWVRKPLQAWREQLFAAAALAMTLPLLDLMTANMELDGIRLSVLAAVFAMGLLSGWTAWKIPTIVAARKARQPQLARPVPGVSS, encoded by the coding sequence ATGAAACACAAGACCGTCACGCAATCCATGTCCTGGCTGCACACCTGGTGCGGGCTTTTGCTCGGCTGGGTGCTGTTCGCTATTTTCCTCACCGGCACCCTGGCGGTGTTCGATAAGGAGATCAGCTGGTGGATGCAGCCGGAGCTGACCGACCAGAGCCAGTCGCCTGCAGCTGCCGCCAATGTCGCTCAGCGCTGGCTGATGGAACACCACGCCGATGAGTCGAACTGGAACATCAGCCTGCCGACCGAGCGTTCGCCGGACCTTGGCGTATCGGTCGGGGAGCGGCGGCGCGGTGCCGGTGGCACGCAGTTGGACCCGCTCACGGGCGAGCCGATCGAGGCGCGGGAAACCATCGGCGGCAACTTCTTCTTCCATTTCCACTACACGCTGCATATGCCGCGACTGCTCGGTATCTGGGTGGTGGGGTTCGCGGCGATGGCGATGCTGGTGGCGCTGATCAGCGGGATCGTCATCCACAAAAAGATCTTCAAGGAATTCTTCACCTTCCGCCCGGCCAAGGGGCAGCGCTCGTGGCTCGACGGCCATAACGCCAGCGCCGTCCTGCTGCTGCCGTTCCACCTGATGATCACCTACACCGGACTGGTGATCTTCTTCCTGATCTACATGCCTGCTGCGGTCGATGCCCTGTACGACGGCGATCGTCAGGCTTACTTCCGCGAGGCGCAGCCAGCCCGTGCTGCCGAAGCGCCGCGCGGTGAAGGTCGCGGCAGCAAACCCGTCCAGGCACCAGCAGCGCCTATGCTGGCGTTGGACGAGATCGTCAGCCGTGCCGAGGCGCACTACGGTGCAGGCATGATCGGTGGCCTGGCCGTGAGCAACCCTGGCCGAGCCAATGCTCAGGTCACCGCGCGGCCGGTGCTGGGCAATCGCATGGAGCTGACGAAGGGCGAAGGCATGGTCTTCAACGGCGTTACCGGTGAGCTGATCCAGGCGCCAGAGCCGTCGCGTGCCAGTCAGCTGACCCAACGCGTGATGGCGGGTCTGCATTTCGCCCAGTTTGGCGGTTACCCGATGCGCTGGCTGTATTTCATCTGCGGCCTAGTCAGCTGCGCCATGATCGCAACAGGGCTTGTGCTCTATGCGGTCAAGCAGCGCAAACAGGCCAAGGCCAACGTGCAGTTTCTGCGGATGGTGGAGAGCCTCAACGTAGCCGTGGTGGCCGGACTTTCGCTGGCCTGCGTCGCGCTCTTGTGGAGCAATCGCCTGCTGCCAGCTGAGTTGGCCAATCGGCAGGATTGGGAGTTGCGGCTGTTCTTCAGTATCTGGGCCTTGAGCTGGCTGCATGCCTGGGTACGCAAGCCATTGCAGGCATGGCGCGAGCAGCTCTTCGCCGCCGCGGCGTTGGCGATGACCCTGCCGCTGCTGGACCTGATGACAGCCAACATGGAGCTGGACGGCATCCGGTTGTCTGTCCTCGCGGCCGTGTTTGCGATGGGCCTGCTGTCCGGCTGGACCGCCTGGAAAATCCCTACGATCGTCGCCGCGAGAAAAGCTCGCCAACCCCAGCTCGCTCGCCCAGTTCCGGGAGTCTCGTCATGA
- a CDS encoding U32 family peptidase → MSLPQHHLELLSPARDVSIAKEAILHGADAVYIGGPSFGARHNAENSVADIAGLVTFAHLFHARVFVTINTILHDDELEAARALIWQLYEIGVDALIVQDMGVMEMDIPSIELHASTQTDIRTLERAKFLDKAGFSQLVLARELNLQEIRAIADETDAAIEFFIHGALCVAFSGQCNISHAQNGRSANRGDCSQACRLPYTLKDDQGRVVAFDKHLLSMKDNNQSANLRALVDAGVRSFKIEGRYKDVSYVKNITAYYRQRLDEILEDRTDLARASSGRTDHFFLPDPDKTFHRGSTDYFVTDRKIDIGAFDSPTFTGLAVGEVLKVGKHDLTVQTREPLSNGDGLNVLVKREVVGFRASVVEPIKQFEEDGQAFWQYRVEPNEMPADLRQLRPNHPLNRNLDHNWQNALLKTSAERRVGVRWLAKLRADELELHVTSEEGAYATVSLAGPFGEAKKPEQVPGQIADLLSQLGTTIYHAEEVDVDAPQAFFIPNSQLKALRREAIEALTEAREAIRPLGSRKAVSVPPPVYPDSHLSFLANVYNAKARAFYHRYGVQLIDAAYEAHEETGEVPVMITKHCLRFSFNLCPKQAKGVTGVRTKVAPMQLVHGDEVLTLKFDCKPCEMHVIGKIKGNILNLPQPGSAASVVGHITPDDLMKTIRSKPRA, encoded by the coding sequence ATGTCCCTACCCCAGCATCACCTCGAACTGCTCAGCCCCGCGCGGGATGTGTCCATTGCCAAGGAGGCCATCCTGCATGGCGCCGATGCGGTGTACATCGGCGGGCCGAGTTTCGGCGCGCGGCACAACGCCGAGAACAGCGTGGCGGACATTGCCGGGCTGGTGACCTTCGCTCACCTGTTCCATGCGCGGGTGTTCGTCACCATCAACACAATTCTTCATGACGATGAGCTGGAAGCGGCTCGCGCGCTGATCTGGCAGCTGTACGAAATCGGCGTCGATGCGCTGATCGTGCAGGACATGGGCGTGATGGAAATGGACATCCCGTCGATCGAGCTGCACGCCAGCACCCAGACCGATATCCGCACCCTGGAGCGGGCCAAGTTCCTCGACAAGGCCGGCTTCTCGCAGCTCGTCCTCGCACGAGAGTTGAACCTGCAGGAAATCCGCGCAATCGCTGATGAAACCGACGCCGCCATCGAGTTCTTCATCCATGGCGCGCTGTGCGTGGCGTTTTCCGGGCAGTGCAATATTTCTCACGCGCAGAACGGGCGCAGCGCCAACCGCGGCGACTGCTCCCAGGCGTGCCGCCTGCCCTACACCCTGAAAGACGACCAGGGCCGCGTAGTCGCCTTCGACAAGCACCTGCTTTCGATGAAGGACAACAACCAGAGCGCCAACCTGCGCGCGTTGGTCGATGCCGGCGTGCGCTCGTTCAAGATCGAAGGGCGTTACAAGGATGTGAGCTACGTGAAGAACATCACTGCTTACTACCGCCAGCGCCTCGACGAGATTCTCGAAGACCGCACCGACCTGGCCCGCGCCTCCAGCGGCCGCACCGACCACTTCTTCCTGCCGGACCCGGACAAGACCTTCCACCGCGGCAGCACCGACTACTTCGTCACCGACCGCAAGATCGACATCGGCGCTTTCGACTCGCCGACCTTTACCGGCCTGGCCGTGGGCGAAGTGCTCAAGGTCGGCAAGCACGACCTCACCGTCCAGACCCGCGAGCCGCTGTCCAACGGTGACGGCCTGAACGTGCTGGTCAAACGCGAAGTGGTGGGCTTTCGCGCCAGCGTGGTCGAGCCTATTAAGCAGTTCGAAGAGGACGGCCAGGCTTTCTGGCAATACCGTGTCGAACCCAACGAAATGCCCGCCGACCTGCGCCAGCTGCGGCCGAACCATCCGCTCAATCGCAACCTGGACCACAACTGGCAAAACGCGCTACTGAAAACCTCCGCCGAACGCCGCGTTGGTGTGCGTTGGCTGGCCAAACTGCGTGCCGATGAGCTCGAACTCCACGTCACCAGCGAAGAAGGCGCCTATGCCACCGTCTCGCTGGCCGGTCCGTTTGGCGAAGCGAAGAAGCCTGAGCAGGTGCCCGGTCAGATCGCCGACCTGCTGAGCCAGCTGGGCACGACGATCTACCACGCCGAAGAAGTGGACGTAGATGCGCCGCAGGCGTTCTTCATCCCCAACTCGCAACTCAAGGCCCTGCGCCGCGAAGCCATCGAGGCGCTGACCGAGGCCCGTGAAGCGATTCGTCCGCTGGGCAGCCGCAAGGCCGTCAGCGTGCCGCCTCCGGTTTATCCCGATTCTCACCTGTCCTTTCTCGCCAACGTCTACAACGCGAAGGCCCGCGCGTTCTATCACCGCTACGGTGTGCAACTGATCGACGCGGCCTACGAGGCCCATGAGGAAACCGGTGAAGTGCCGGTGATGATCACCAAGCACTGCCTGCGTTTCTCTTTCAACCTATGCCCGAAACAGGCCAAGGGCGTCACCGGCGTTCGCACCAAGGTCGCCCCGATGCAGCTGGTGCATGGTGACGAGGTGCTGACTTTGAAATTCGATTGCAAGCCTTGCGAGATGCACGTGATCGGCAAGATCAAAGGCAACATCCTCAACCTGCCGCAGCCGGGCAGCGCCGCCAGCGTGGTCGGGCATATCACGCCGGACGACCTGATGAAGACTATTCGCAGCAAGCCGCGCGCCTGA
- a CDS encoding iron transporter — MKAPSQPWPVVSRTLAAVLGGYVFTYCCTAALARLLPLAKSDAVVVATLAAFIIYTAVILWAFGCRSAWRAWAALAFAAPLAVVGFWPQLLERLG; from the coding sequence ATGAAAGCCCCTTCACAACCTTGGCCGGTAGTATCGCGAACCCTCGCGGCCGTGCTGGGCGGCTACGTGTTCACCTACTGTTGCACGGCGGCACTGGCGCGCCTGCTTCCCTTGGCAAAATCCGATGCGGTGGTAGTCGCGACGCTGGCAGCTTTCATTATTTATACGGCGGTCATCCTCTGGGCTTTTGGCTGCCGCAGCGCATGGCGTGCCTGGGCGGCGCTGGCATTCGCGGCGCCCTTGGCGGTCGTCGGCTTCTGGCCACAGCTGCTGGAGCGCCTCGGATGA
- a CDS encoding septal ring lytic transglycosylase RlpA family protein has product MLHRWIIAVSLAAALAGCSTSPLRGPATSPSPQSAAGEHIGSGKASYYGNQHHNKLTASGERFDQTALTAAHRTLPFGTNVRVTNTRNGKSVVVRINDRGPFVRGRIIDLSKAAFERIGNTRSGIIRVRLERVD; this is encoded by the coding sequence ATGCTTCACCGCTGGATCATCGCCGTATCACTCGCCGCCGCGCTTGCCGGCTGCTCGACGTCGCCGCTCAGAGGTCCCGCCACGAGCCCATCCCCTCAGTCTGCCGCAGGCGAGCACATTGGTTCGGGAAAGGCCTCGTACTATGGCAACCAGCACCACAACAAGCTGACCGCCAGCGGCGAGCGCTTCGATCAGACGGCTCTCACCGCCGCCCACCGCACGCTGCCCTTCGGCACGAACGTCCGGGTCACCAATACTCGCAACGGCAAGAGCGTGGTCGTGCGCATCAATGACCGCGGCCCCTTCGTGCGTGGGCGAATCATCGACTTGTCGAAAGCGGCCTTCGAGCGCATCGGCAACACGCGGTCCGGCATCATCCGGGTGCGCCTCGAAAGGGTCGACTGA
- a CDS encoding ion transporter encodes MTQRAVSPFQLLILVLSIYVLGALIADVLFDLPPDVSELLSYIDNIVCLFFFIDFARRLQLAEDKWRFMRWGWIDLLASVPAGGLQAFKMVRAVQVLRALRAIKSTQMIWRLLFRNRAESIVVSAATATLLLVAFGAITMLLVEAPNPQSAINTPEEALWWAFVTVTTVGYGDYYPVTTQGRIVAVLLMVSGVGLFGSFAAYIGSLFIADKHDENIEQQEADRAVLHNLLEQVEKLTTEVQALRGQLEERGQPPRK; translated from the coding sequence ATGACCCAGCGTGCCGTATCGCCCTTCCAACTACTCATTCTCGTGCTCTCGATTTACGTGTTGGGCGCATTGATCGCCGACGTCCTGTTCGACCTGCCGCCCGACGTATCTGAGTTGCTCAGTTACATAGACAACATTGTCTGCCTGTTCTTTTTCATCGACTTTGCTAGACGTCTGCAACTCGCGGAGGATAAATGGCGCTTCATGCGCTGGGGCTGGATCGACCTCCTGGCCAGCGTACCGGCGGGCGGACTGCAAGCGTTCAAGATGGTGCGCGCCGTGCAGGTGTTGCGTGCGCTGCGTGCGATCAAGTCGACCCAAATGATCTGGCGCCTGCTGTTTCGCAACCGTGCAGAAAGCATCGTCGTGTCCGCCGCTACGGCCACGTTGCTACTCGTGGCATTCGGTGCCATCACTATGTTGCTGGTCGAGGCGCCTAACCCGCAAAGCGCTATCAATACGCCGGAAGAAGCGCTCTGGTGGGCCTTCGTGACCGTCACGACCGTCGGTTATGGCGACTACTACCCGGTCACGACCCAAGGCCGTATCGTGGCGGTGCTGCTAATGGTGTCCGGGGTTGGCCTGTTCGGCAGCTTCGCCGCCTATATCGGCTCGCTGTTTATCGCCGACAAGCATGATGAAAACATCGAGCAGCAGGAAGCGGACCGAGCCGTGCTGCACAACCTGCTTGAGCAGGTAGAAAAATTGACCACCGAAGTCCAGGCTTTACGAGGGCAACTGGAGGAACGGGGACAGCCGCCACGGAAGTAA
- a CDS encoding DUF3325 domain-containing protein, which translates to MNGSSALLASLLLAYAGMLGFCLGKERHWKQLVNSRVPAQLRRLCFPAGGLLLGLAVYTATRVWPGGMALVGWFGLISLAGFALLLLIPYAPRLATGLPAMGTLLWAVGALL; encoded by the coding sequence ATGAACGGTTCATCAGCCCTGCTCGCCAGTCTTTTGTTGGCCTACGCCGGCATGCTCGGCTTCTGCCTGGGCAAGGAGCGCCATTGGAAGCAGTTGGTCAATTCTCGCGTTCCCGCTCAACTGCGTCGCCTCTGCTTTCCGGCGGGAGGCCTGCTGCTCGGCCTTGCCGTGTATACCGCAACCCGCGTCTGGCCGGGCGGCATGGCGCTGGTTGGCTGGTTCGGCCTGATCTCCCTTGCCGGCTTCGCCTTGCTCCTGCTGATCCCCTACGCCCCTCGCTTGGCGACTGGGTTGCCGGCGATGGGCACTCTGCTTTGGGCCGTTGGGGCACTGCTGTGA